One Sphingobacteriales bacterium DNA segment encodes these proteins:
- a CDS encoding polysaccharide deacetylase family protein, translating into MPILLDIYEKYNIKSTFFFTGYIAKLIPDIVKMILGKGHEVASHGLSHKVENGFDIMPFNKQKEHLLTSKNILEDISGEEVISFRAPALRMNEFTSKALIETDYKIDSSVASQRFDMFMSFGGLKKLNWLTAPRLPYRTSEKSIFKKGNANLIEVPLSATIFPYIGTTMRIFPLLTRCQHHLLNFESKINKKPIVFDIHPNEFIDESSEKREITRRSKNSITFILKDLVRSKLKIKNLGKDAIPLYEKEIEYFLTKDYKFLTIKDYCIQTGLLKF; encoded by the coding sequence ATGCCGATTCTTCTTGATATTTACGAAAAGTATAATATCAAAAGTACTTTTTTCTTTACAGGATATATTGCAAAGTTAATTCCTGATATTGTTAAAATGATATTAGGCAAAGGGCATGAAGTTGCTAGTCATGGATTATCACATAAGGTTGAAAATGGTTTTGATATAATGCCTTTTAATAAGCAAAAAGAACATTTATTAACTTCAAAAAATATTCTGGAAGATATCTCTGGTGAAGAAGTAATTTCTTTCAGAGCTCCGGCACTTAGAATGAATGAATTTACATCAAAAGCTCTGATAGAAACAGACTATAAAATTGACAGTTCGGTTGCATCTCAAAGATTCGATATGTTTATGTCTTTTGGAGGATTAAAGAAGCTAAATTGGTTAACAGCCCCACGTTTGCCTTACAGAACAAGTGAAAAATCAATTTTTAAAAAAGGTAATGCTAATTTAATTGAAGTTCCATTATCAGCTACTATTTTTCCCTATATAGGTACTACAATGAGAATTTTTCCTTTACTTACAAGATGCCAACATCATTTATTAAACTTTGAATCAAAAATTAACAAAAAACCAATTGTATTTGATATTCATCCAAATGAGTTTATTGATGAAAGCAGTGAAAAAAGGGAAATAACTAGAAGAAGTAAAAATTCAATTACTTTTATATTAAAAGACCTTGTCAGGTCAAAGTTAAAGATAAAGAATTTGGGGAAGGATGCAATACCTCTCTATGAAAAGGAAATTGAATATTTTTTAACAAAAGATTACAAGTTTTTAACAATAAAAGATTATTGTATTCAAACTGGTTTGTTAAAATTTTAA